A window of the Cuculus canorus isolate bCucCan1 chromosome 3, bCucCan1.pri, whole genome shotgun sequence genome harbors these coding sequences:
- the TRMT11 gene encoding tRNA (guanine(10)-N2)-methyltransferase homolog isoform X4, giving the protein MARGLMKRTVCAKSIFELWGHGRTAGELYASLKNYPMDKMFPYLQSDSTYKIRIHTFNKTLTQAQKIQKIDALEFLPFKGKVNLKNPEHVFWILEDYGMDPNNVPEEPFHLYFGRWIADGQRELIESYSVKKRHFIGNTSMDACLSFIMANHGRVKPNDLVYDPFVGTGGLLISSAHFGAYVCGSDIDYNTIHGLGKATRKNQKWRGPDENIRANLRQYGLEKYYVDALVSDSSRPIWRKGMLFDAIITDPPYGIREATRRTASQKETVKSAERSAENHIFVSSSYHLSDIFFDLLKFAAEYLVMGGRLVYWLPIYRPEYTEEIIPRHPCLKLISNCEQMLSSHTSRRLITMEKVKEFKDQDQNSYLLDGQYLPYRGHNSFREKYFSGVTKRIAKEEKDNRK; this is encoded by the exons ATGGCAAGGGGACTAATGAAACGGACAGTATGTGCAAA GTCTATATTTGAACTGTGGGGTCATGGAAGGACTGCAGGAGAGCTCTATGCGTCTTTGAAGAACTATCCAATGGACAAAATG tttccataTCTACAATCAGATTCTACTTACAAAATACGAATACATACGTTTAATAAAACACTGACCCAGGCACAGAAGATACAAAAGATAGAT GCCCTTGAATTTCTGCCATtcaaaggaaaagtaaatttaaagAATCCAGAACACGTCTTCTGGATTTTGGAAGACTATGGTATGGATCCTAATAATGTTCCAGAAGAgccttttcatctttattttggtAGATGG ATTGCAGACGGCCAAAGAGAACTTATCGAGTCCTACAGTGTAAAAAAGAGACACTTTATTGGAAATACAAGCATGGATGCCTGCCTGTCTTTCATTATGGCAAACCACGGGAGAGTAAAACCCAATGATCTTGTGTATGATCCATTTGTTGGAACAg GTGGCCTGCTTATCTCCTCAGCACACTTTGGAGCATATGTGTGTGGTTCTGATATAGATTACAACACAATCCATGGATTAG GCAAGGCAACCAGAAAGAACCAGAAATGGAGAGGGCCAGATGAAAATATTAGAGCTAATCTCCGACAGTATGGTTTAGAGAAATATTACGTTGATGCACTAGTCTCTGATTCTTCAAGACCAATATGGCGAAAAGGGATGCTGTTTGATGCAATCATTACGGATC CACCATATGGTATTAGAGAAGCTACTCGCAGAACAGCTTCGCAAAAGGAAACAGTTAAGTCAGCTGAGAGAAG CGCAGAAAATCACATCTTCGTTTCATCCAGTTATCATCTCAGTGACATCTTTTTTGACCTCTTGAAGTTTGCGGCAGAGTATCTGGTGATGGGAGGAAGATTAGTATACTGGCTGCCAATATACAGGCCTGA ATATACAGAAGAGATCATTCCCCGTCACCCGTGCCTGAAACTCATTAGCAACTGTGAGCAgatgctttccagccacacaTCAAGGCGCCTGATAACCATGGAAAAGGTGAAAGAATTCAAG GATCAAGATCAGAATTCTTACTTGTTGGATGGTCAATATCTGCCATACAGGGGACACAATTCATTCCGTGAGAAGTATTTCAGTGGTGTGACAAAGAGGAttgccaaagaagaaaaagacaatcggaagtaa
- the TRMT11 gene encoding tRNA (guanine(10)-N2)-methyltransferase homolog isoform X2, whose translation MARGLMKRTVCAKSIFELWGHGRTAGELYASLKNYPMDKMFPYLQSDSTYKIRIHTFNKTLTQAQKIQKIDALEFLPFKGKVNLKNPEHVFWILEDYGMDPNNVPEEPFHLYFGRWIADGQRELIESYSVKKRHFIGNTSMDACLSFIMANHGRVKPNDLVYDPFVGTGGLLISSAHFGAYVCGSDIDYNTIHGLGKATRKNQKWRGPDENIRANLRQYGLEKYYVDALVSDSSRPIWRKGMLFDAIITDPPYGIREATRRTASQKETVKSAERSAENHIFVSSSYHLSDIFFDLLKFAAEYLVMGGRLVYWLPIYRPEYTEEIIPRHPCLKLISNCEQMLSSHTSRRLITMEKVKEFKHKATAH comes from the exons ATGGCAAGGGGACTAATGAAACGGACAGTATGTGCAAA GTCTATATTTGAACTGTGGGGTCATGGAAGGACTGCAGGAGAGCTCTATGCGTCTTTGAAGAACTATCCAATGGACAAAATG tttccataTCTACAATCAGATTCTACTTACAAAATACGAATACATACGTTTAATAAAACACTGACCCAGGCACAGAAGATACAAAAGATAGAT GCCCTTGAATTTCTGCCATtcaaaggaaaagtaaatttaaagAATCCAGAACACGTCTTCTGGATTTTGGAAGACTATGGTATGGATCCTAATAATGTTCCAGAAGAgccttttcatctttattttggtAGATGG ATTGCAGACGGCCAAAGAGAACTTATCGAGTCCTACAGTGTAAAAAAGAGACACTTTATTGGAAATACAAGCATGGATGCCTGCCTGTCTTTCATTATGGCAAACCACGGGAGAGTAAAACCCAATGATCTTGTGTATGATCCATTTGTTGGAACAg GTGGCCTGCTTATCTCCTCAGCACACTTTGGAGCATATGTGTGTGGTTCTGATATAGATTACAACACAATCCATGGATTAG GCAAGGCAACCAGAAAGAACCAGAAATGGAGAGGGCCAGATGAAAATATTAGAGCTAATCTCCGACAGTATGGTTTAGAGAAATATTACGTTGATGCACTAGTCTCTGATTCTTCAAGACCAATATGGCGAAAAGGGATGCTGTTTGATGCAATCATTACGGATC CACCATATGGTATTAGAGAAGCTACTCGCAGAACAGCTTCGCAAAAGGAAACAGTTAAGTCAGCTGAGAGAAG CGCAGAAAATCACATCTTCGTTTCATCCAGTTATCATCTCAGTGACATCTTTTTTGACCTCTTGAAGTTTGCGGCAGAGTATCTGGTGATGGGAGGAAGATTAGTATACTGGCTGCCAATATACAGGCCTGA ATATACAGAAGAGATCATTCCCCGTCACCCGTGCCTGAAACTCATTAGCAACTGTGAGCAgatgctttccagccacacaTCAAGGCGCCTGATAACCATGGAAAAGGTGAAAGAATTCAAG
- the TRMT11 gene encoding tRNA (guanine(10)-N2)-methyltransferase homolog isoform X1, with amino-acid sequence MDKMFPYLQSDSTYKIRIHTFNKTLTQAQKIQKIDALEFLPFKGKVNLKNPEHVFWILEDYGMDPNNVPEEPFHLYFGRWIADGQRELIESYSVKKRHFIGNTSMDACLSFIMANHGRVKPNDLVYDPFVGTGGLLISSAHFGAYVCGSDIDYNTIHGLGKATRKNQKWRGPDENIRANLRQYGLEKYYVDALVSDSSRPIWRKGMLFDAIITDPPYGIREATRRTASQKETVKSAERSAENHIFVSSSYHLSDIFFDLLKFAAEYLVMGGRLVYWLPIYRPEYTEEIIPRHPCLKLISNCEQMLSSHTSRRLITMEKVKEFKDQDQNSYLLDGQYLPYRGHNSFREKYFSGVTKRIAKEEKDNRK; translated from the exons ATGGACAAAATG tttccataTCTACAATCAGATTCTACTTACAAAATACGAATACATACGTTTAATAAAACACTGACCCAGGCACAGAAGATACAAAAGATAGAT GCCCTTGAATTTCTGCCATtcaaaggaaaagtaaatttaaagAATCCAGAACACGTCTTCTGGATTTTGGAAGACTATGGTATGGATCCTAATAATGTTCCAGAAGAgccttttcatctttattttggtAGATGG ATTGCAGACGGCCAAAGAGAACTTATCGAGTCCTACAGTGTAAAAAAGAGACACTTTATTGGAAATACAAGCATGGATGCCTGCCTGTCTTTCATTATGGCAAACCACGGGAGAGTAAAACCCAATGATCTTGTGTATGATCCATTTGTTGGAACAg GTGGCCTGCTTATCTCCTCAGCACACTTTGGAGCATATGTGTGTGGTTCTGATATAGATTACAACACAATCCATGGATTAG GCAAGGCAACCAGAAAGAACCAGAAATGGAGAGGGCCAGATGAAAATATTAGAGCTAATCTCCGACAGTATGGTTTAGAGAAATATTACGTTGATGCACTAGTCTCTGATTCTTCAAGACCAATATGGCGAAAAGGGATGCTGTTTGATGCAATCATTACGGATC CACCATATGGTATTAGAGAAGCTACTCGCAGAACAGCTTCGCAAAAGGAAACAGTTAAGTCAGCTGAGAGAAG CGCAGAAAATCACATCTTCGTTTCATCCAGTTATCATCTCAGTGACATCTTTTTTGACCTCTTGAAGTTTGCGGCAGAGTATCTGGTGATGGGAGGAAGATTAGTATACTGGCTGCCAATATACAGGCCTGA ATATACAGAAGAGATCATTCCCCGTCACCCGTGCCTGAAACTCATTAGCAACTGTGAGCAgatgctttccagccacacaTCAAGGCGCCTGATAACCATGGAAAAGGTGAAAGAATTCAAG GATCAAGATCAGAATTCTTACTTGTTGGATGGTCAATATCTGCCATACAGGGGACACAATTCATTCCGTGAGAAGTATTTCAGTGGTGTGACAAAGAGGAttgccaaagaagaaaaagacaatcggaagtaa
- the TRMT11 gene encoding tRNA (guanine(10)-N2)-methyltransferase homolog isoform X3, which yields MDACLSFIMANHGRVKPNDLVYDPFVGTGGLLISSAHFGAYVCGSDIDYNTIHGLGKATRKNQKWRGPDENIRANLRQYGLEKYYVDALVSDSSRPIWRKGMLFDAIITDPPYGIREATRRTASQKETVKSAERSAENHIFVSSSYHLSDIFFDLLKFAAEYLVMGGRLVYWLPIYRPEYTEEIIPRHPCLKLISNCEQMLSSHTSRRLITMEKVKEFKDQDQNSYLLDGQYLPYRGHNSFREKYFSGVTKRIAKEEKDNRK from the exons ATGGATGCCTGCCTGTCTTTCATTATGGCAAACCACGGGAGAGTAAAACCCAATGATCTTGTGTATGATCCATTTGTTGGAACAg GTGGCCTGCTTATCTCCTCAGCACACTTTGGAGCATATGTGTGTGGTTCTGATATAGATTACAACACAATCCATGGATTAG GCAAGGCAACCAGAAAGAACCAGAAATGGAGAGGGCCAGATGAAAATATTAGAGCTAATCTCCGACAGTATGGTTTAGAGAAATATTACGTTGATGCACTAGTCTCTGATTCTTCAAGACCAATATGGCGAAAAGGGATGCTGTTTGATGCAATCATTACGGATC CACCATATGGTATTAGAGAAGCTACTCGCAGAACAGCTTCGCAAAAGGAAACAGTTAAGTCAGCTGAGAGAAG CGCAGAAAATCACATCTTCGTTTCATCCAGTTATCATCTCAGTGACATCTTTTTTGACCTCTTGAAGTTTGCGGCAGAGTATCTGGTGATGGGAGGAAGATTAGTATACTGGCTGCCAATATACAGGCCTGA ATATACAGAAGAGATCATTCCCCGTCACCCGTGCCTGAAACTCATTAGCAACTGTGAGCAgatgctttccagccacacaTCAAGGCGCCTGATAACCATGGAAAAGGTGAAAGAATTCAAG GATCAAGATCAGAATTCTTACTTGTTGGATGGTCAATATCTGCCATACAGGGGACACAATTCATTCCGTGAGAAGTATTTCAGTGGTGTGACAAAGAGGAttgccaaagaagaaaaagacaatcggaagtaa